In Cryptomeria japonica chromosome 10, Sugi_1.0, whole genome shotgun sequence, a genomic segment contains:
- the LOC131859145 gene encoding uncharacterized protein LOC131859145 produces the protein MKWGLDFIGVINPPSSAGHKWVLTATDYFMKWTEVMALKEATKFVVLNFYEDLIAIFGVLDSIISDNGLAFASFKISDWVVKKGIYLNTSSNYYPQGNGQAESTNKNLIRIIKKTTEGNQRIWLTQLKSALWANRITPKISTGQSSFMLVYGKKARLPISFEFPALDLANQLDTLEEGPSTIRLAQLFELEETRNEAMKKIEQHQAQMKRSFDKKASPRNFQGAQRFSALQAGWQHGANPSQWDSPQALLLRYDQQPVYTRRSVTVVSYHSSVK, from the exons ATGAAGTGGGGTTTGGACTTTATTGGAGTCATCAACCCTCCATCCAGTGCTGGCCATAAGTGGGTACTTACAGCCACAGACTATTTCATGAAATGGACTGAAGTCATGGCACTTAAAGAAGCTACTAAGTTTGTTGTTTTGAACTTTTATGAGGATCTTATTGCCATATTTGGAGTCCTCGATTCTATCATTTCAGACAATGGCCTTGCTTTTGCTAGTTTTAAAATATCTGATTGGGTTGTCAAGAAGGGGATTTATTTGAATACATCTTCCAATTACTATccgcaaggcaatggccaagcGGAGTCTACAAATAAGAATCTTATCAGAATCATCAAAAAGACCACAGAAGGTAACCAAAGGATCTGGCTTACTCAATTGAAATCAGCTTTATGGGCTAATAGGATCACTCCAAAAATATCAACAGGACAATCatctttcatgctagtatatggtaAAAAAGCAAGGCTTCCTATCTCATTTGAGTTTCCAGCACTTGATTTAGCCAATCAGCTGGACACACTAGAAGAAGGCCCTTCGACAATAAGATTAGCTCAGTTATTTGAGCTAGAGGAAACCAGGAATGAGGCCATGAAGAAGATAGAACAACATCAAGCTCAAATGAAGAGGTCTTTTGACAAAAAGGCATCTCCAAGAAATTTCCAAGGAG CACAACGCTTTTCAGCTCTCCAAGCTGGATGGCAACATGGAGCCAATcccagtcaatgggattcacctcaagcattgcttTTGAGGTATGATCAACAGCCTGTGTATACTAGA AGGTCTGTAACTGTTGTAAGTTACCACAGTTCTGTGAAGTAG